A segment of the Echinicola strongylocentroti genome:
CAATATCATCGGCATCTTCTACATTTGACACTCGTTTCCTTACATAAGCTCTTAGGTCATTTTGATAAGTTTGCCAAATGGTGTAAATATCACATTTCATATTGTGTTTTTTTATGTACAAAATCTATCCCAAATTCAACTGCCAAGAAACCCCGAACCTATCCTCAACAAAAGCAAATCGTCTGCTAAAACCGTAGTTGTCCAACGGCATTTTAACATCACCATTTTCTGATAAATGTCTGAAAACGTGTTTAAGTTCTTCTTCTGTTTCGCATTCTACCCAATTAGACACTGCAGGTGTGAAATTCCAATCGTGTTTTATAAAACTGTCACTACACATAAACAGTGCTCCATTCAATTCAAAAATGGCTTTTACAATCGTCCCTTCCCTACCAGGACCATCTTTACCATATCGTTGCACATCAATTACTCTAGAGTTGTCGAACAAATCAACATAAAAGTCCATGGCTTCTTCGGCCCTATTATCCTGAAATGTCAAAAAGGTTGTAATCTGTTTTTTCATACCCTTATACTTTATAAATAAATTGGTTCTGGTGAAGCATGGTTTTTCTTAGCTGCTAAAACTTTGAATATACATGAGAACCCATTTTAAGAAGGTCTGTACCGGTTTCCCAGTAATTTTTTCAACCATTGGAGTTACCTTATAACCTTGTTCTGGTGTATTTCCATACCATTCATAGAGATAGTCCATTGTCTTTTAGGTAAACACCATTCTTTCCAACGGGTTTTGGCTGTTCTTCATTTAGCTCTTGAAAGGTCACTTCTTTTTTTAGTACTTTAGCTATTTCTTCAACTGGTTTCCGAGGTGTTAAAGTTTCAAGCCCGGCTAAAGTGTGTTTTTTTTGATTGTGGCCACCATTAATTAAAATTGAGGTAATTACCTTACCTACATCGTTTTCATGTATTGCCGCGGTTGGCCTGCCACCAAAAGGTTCTTTTACTTCGCTTTTATGAATTATGGATGCTGCCCAACCGTCCCTGTTCCTCCAGCAATTATGTAAACTTTATTTTTGTTTTCTATTTATTCGACACCTAATGAAAAAGCTGTGCTTGAAACGCAAAGCACCCTTCTATTTTTCACAATAAGACTTTAACCTATTTAAAAACATTGCCCAATTATAACTGCACCAACGGTAATAGTCGGTGCGTTCTCTCCAGTGGTAATGCTTTAAAGATACGGTTGTGATGCTGTCTTTTTCAGTGAGTTCAAAAGACACTTTAGTTCCAATCCATTCTTCATCAGAAACAACACACTCCCAAACAATCTTATTATTTTCAATAAGTTCTATAATCTTAAATTTCGTGGTATAGCCTTCATCAAAATCAAACTCATTGACGAAATCAATTTCAGGTTTCACTTTAAGTTTTTTAGTCCAAATCTCGCTTAATCCGCTTTCTGTGACAAGCGCATTATAAACTGTTTCAATAGGTGTTTTTATGTAGTTGATTTGTTCTATGCTTTCCATAAAATAGGTACTTATTTCATTGAGTGAAAACCAATTGAATTTCCTTCGATGTCCTTAATTACGGAAACAAAACCATGCTCTCCTATAGACATTTTAGGTTGAATGATTTCAGCACCACTTTCTGCTGCTCTATTTTCCAAGATTTCACAATCCTCACAACCAAAATAAACTAGACTACCATCGGTGGAGGGCTTTACCTTTTCCATTTTCACCAAGGCCCCAGAAGCTCCATAATATTCCATATCGCTCGGGAAGCATTTCATTTGAATAGACGGATTTGTCGGGTCGCTTATATCTTCCATGGCTATTTGAAGTACTTTTTCGTAAAACTCAGCAGCTCTATCCATATCGCTTACGTATATTTCGAACCACACTACGGGATTAATTTTTTTCATCTTTGAACCTTTTAATTGTTGGCATTACAAAAGTGAAAAAAGGAAGTCAAAAAAATCTTGTCCTATGACAAGTTTTAATGCCCTCCTATTACCTGTCTGATTCTTACGCTAGTACCTATGATTAAAACAACCGCTATAACCAGGACCGAACTCATTGACTCCTTAAAGAAAATAGTGCCAATCAATGCAAGTAAGCTAATGTCTATTGCCCCCTCCCTCCTATAAACCAAATACATCATCATTCCGTGTTTTCAAGACAAGGATAATAAATAGTAAGCACCAAGCGCAGCAAGCAGTGGAAGGTATCAGCTTTGGAAAATCAACCAATTGCCTTGTAGCCATTGCTCCTATGAGTTCTGCTGCTATTATTGCACCGGATAAGTAAATCCTTTATAAAACTCATTCTAAACCCTCACCTTGAACACTGTGGATATACATGCAAATTAATTTTCATAGCTCTTTTCTTATCCTACTCAAAGAAGTGTCCGTAATCCCTAGGTAAGTAGCAATATGTTTAAGTGGGACTTCTTTTATAATTTGTGGCTTCTCCTTCATCAGTTCCAAATATCGTTGCAAGGCACTTTGTGTATGCATTGTAACGGCACGCTGTTTTGCCATAAAGAGTTGGTGGGACATCCAGTTTCGACCCCATTCAGTAAAACCGTCAATGGTACTGTACAGATATTGGAAATCTTTGAAATCAATTTTGTACATCTCACAATCTGTTAAGGCTTGAATGGTTTCTTTTGAAGGAATACGAAGAAATAAAGAAGCCACTTCAATGAGAATATCGTTAGGACCAAAAAAATCGGTAGTAATTTCGTTTCCTTTATAATCTATCACAAAAGAACGAAACAGCCCTTTTTTTATTAAATAGTAGGCGTTACTGACTTTACCTTCATTAAGTACGGTTTCATTTTTAAAAAAATCGACTTTTGTATGGGCATCAATTATTCTTTTATATTCCTCATTTTTAATATTGGAATGGCTATATATTTGTTTGAAAAAGGAATGATCCATTATTTTAAAATTTGTTTTAAAAATAAGGAAAAATGAAACACGAGGAACAATGTTATTTTTTATCTGACTAACTACTTCACTGGAACAGGATGCCTTACATAATCAATCCCATTCGGGTCGATAACTTCAAAAGGTCAGTCTTTCCATGACTAGTCTCGGATATTAATCTCTATATGAAGACCTTTTTCTTTCTTTGGTTTGTAAATCTCCATTACAAGTTTTTTATGATTACCACCATAGAACAAGCTAAGCAACAAAATAAAATTCTAAAGCAGTAATCATTTTTTAGGGTCATCTTTAAAATTGTGATTTAAGTGTATCGATAAGCCACTTGCACCATTTATCAGTTCATTCCTTAATTTTTGTTCATCATCATAATCGCCTTTGTTTTGATATCTAAATGGGATTATTGGTGTACTATTTAAAGTTGAAAGCCTATTCTTAAAAATATTTAATTGTTGACTAAATCGGGATTCATCTATACTGTCAGCTTGATAAATGATATTTGGAGGAATAACACTTATCCCAGGATACCATAGCATTCCGTGATGAATAGGGAAAAGTAAATCGAAAATATAACCGTTGATTCCGCATTCTTGGTATTGGGGCTCCCTACCACCTATGGTAATGGATAGCATTGCTTTTTTTCCCTGTAAGTTACCTTCACCATAGCGGTTTCCCCAATATTTCCCTCCGTATTTACCGGTACCGTATGCAAATCCAAAAGCATAAACCCTATCAATCCACCCTTTTAGAATGGCAGGCATTCCAAACCACCAAAAAGGAAATTGAAAAATAATAAAATCTGCCCATAATAACTTTTCCTGTTCCTTGGCGATATCTTCGGTTTGCGTACCATTATGATAGGCCTCATTGGAAGATTTCATATAGCGCAGTCGTTCCTCTGGGTTAGATTTTTGAAAATCACTTTTATCGGCAACCGCTTTCCAATCCATTTTATATAAATCGGAAACTATCACTTCGTGTCCCAAACTTTCAAGGTGTGAAACAGCTACATCTTTTAATGTGCCGTTAAGGGACTTTGGCTCGGGGTGTGCATAAACTATAAATATTTTCATCTTCTATTAAACAGTTAATTATCTGAGAATTTATTTAAAACGGCATTCCACCTTTTTTTTATAGCTTTAAAAATTAAAGCCGTATGTAATAGTCCCATCATAACAGCCCCAGGGATTAAATTTTGGACAAACCATACAAAAGTTGGATAGTTTGATATATTATCTGCATTATGAACTATTTCAATTCCATTTTCATTTATTTTTAATTTTAATACTAGAAAAACCGATATTGCCGCAAAATGAAATCCGTTTACAAACAGATGTAAAATATATTCCCTTTGAGGTAAACCGCCCATAAAATTCCTACTTTCTTTTTCTGAATAGGCGTCTATTCCTAAGGCCAAAATATCCAGAAGGATAAGCACCAAGCCTATATAGAAAAAAAGATCCCCCCTTGACAGGTAGAAGAATATTAAAGTGAGGGGAAATAAAATAGCTCTGACCGTATGTGTGATATGTTCAAACCTACTATCGGCGTGCTCATAAAGCCGATATTTCACTAAGTGCAAGTAAAGGCCATCATAGGTAGCAAGTAAAGCAAACAGAATTAATAAAATTAGAGTTGTAATTATAGCTGCTTCCATATGTCTTGTTTTTTGTTTGGACAAAATTAAATTGACCATACACAACTCTATTTGACATATGTCACATAATTACTATACCGGCAAATAATTAAGAACATTCATTCTTTAATTAGAAGAGATTAAATCATTAAAGTATAACCTTAAAATTTTTATCTGTAGCCAGCCCAATTAAGCAAGCAGCACAGCAAAACAAGGCGGTATAGAAGAATGTATAATCCTTATATGCAAAATGAACCATTAATGCCCCTATTGCAAAAGGAAATAACCACATTACTGAAAGGTTTTTTACTTGATGCACCCAAAAACCAGCAATTAAACCAATTACCCCCAACAATTCACCATACCCAATAAATAAAGTCCATACTTTTCCGAAACCAAAATTGCTCATATTTTCCATCATACTATGTTTTTGAAAAACTTTGAAAAGACTCGCATAACCAAATGCATATAATAAGTATCCATATGCAATCCAATGTATGACCTGTACTAACATTTTCATATCCCTTATAGTTTTTTCAAAATTAAGGGTTACATTCAAATATTGAAAGTACATACAAAAATGTAGGGTACTAACAAAAAAGTAAGAAATGAGAAAAACGAGTTCTACAAACACAATAAACAAAAAACAATTAGAAGAAAATTGCGGTATAGCTTATACAAATTCAGTTTTAAGTGGTCGATGGAAGTTAAGTATACTTACTTTCTTATTAGATGAAAAAAAACTACGGTATAGCGAATTGAAAAGCAGACTTATTGGTATTTCTGAAAGAATGCTTATAGCACAGCTTAAGGAATTACAAACAGATGATTTAATAAAACGGATTTCTTATCCCGAAGTTCCACCTAGGGTTGAGTATGAACTCACGCAGAAAGGTAGGTCACTTGAAAATATCCTAATACAAATGTCAGATTGGGGAACAAAAAACGCAGTGAAAAACAAAAACCTATAAAAACCGATTAACACCCCTATTGGTTATACAATTCTATATTCTGATAGTTTATACCTAAATCAGCAAGGACCTCCATCTATTAATTTGTTTTTTTGATTGGACAAAATTAATCGCCCTTTCAAAAACCTGTTGGATTTAGGTCAGGTAACTGAGCAAGATTTTTTCTAATACGGCTAAGTGTTTCACGTTTAATTCCGAGATACGATGCGATGTGTTGAACAGGTGCTTTATTTACTATTTCTGGCTGCGACTCCAATAGATTTAAATAACGTTCTTGTGCTTGTTGCGAATTTAAACTATGTGCATAATTCCATAAAGAAATGTATTCTTTTTCTATTTGGACCCTTACGATCCGTTCCCAAATAGGCTTCAACTTATATAGTTTTTGTAAACTGTCGTAATCGATAATAAAAAGTTCAGACGCTTCTATGGCTTGTATTTGTATATTTGAAGGTGTTTGAGCAATAAAACTTTTAAAAGAGGAAGCCATTGAATTTGAAACACAGAAACAAGAAGTAATTTCATTTCCATTACTATCAAAATAAGAGCTT
Coding sequences within it:
- a CDS encoding VOC family protein, whose product is MKKQITTFLTFQDNRAEEAMDFYVDLFDNSRVIDVQRYGKDGPGREGTIVKAIFELNGALFMCSDSFIKHDWNFTPAVSNWVECETEEELKHVFRHLSENGDVKMPLDNYGFSRRFAFVEDRFGVSWQLNLG
- a CDS encoding SRPBCC family protein — its product is MESIEQINYIKTPIETVYNALVTESGLSEIWTKKLKVKPEIDFVNEFDFDEGYTTKFKIIELIENNKIVWECVVSDEEWIGTKVSFELTEKDSITTVSLKHYHWRERTDYYRWCSYNWAMFLNRLKSYCEK
- a CDS encoding VOC family protein, giving the protein MKKINPVVWFEIYVSDMDRAAEFYEKVLQIAMEDISDPTNPSIQMKCFPSDMEYYGASGALVKMEKVKPSTDGSLVYFGCEDCEILENRAAESGAEIIQPKMSIGEHGFVSVIKDIEGNSIGFHSMK
- a CDS encoding Crp/Fnr family transcriptional regulator, whose amino-acid sequence is MDHSFFKQIYSHSNIKNEEYKRIIDAHTKVDFFKNETVLNEGKVSNAYYLIKKGLFRSFVIDYKGNEITTDFFGPNDILIEVASLFLRIPSKETIQALTDCEMYKIDFKDFQYLYSTIDGFTEWGRNWMSHQLFMAKQRAVTMHTQSALQRYLELMKEKPQIIKEVPLKHIATYLGITDTSLSRIRKEL
- a CDS encoding NAD(P)H-dependent oxidoreductase yields the protein MKIFIVYAHPEPKSLNGTLKDVAVSHLESLGHEVIVSDLYKMDWKAVADKSDFQKSNPEERLRYMKSSNEAYHNGTQTEDIAKEQEKLLWADFIIFQFPFWWFGMPAILKGWIDRVYAFGFAYGTGKYGGKYWGNRYGEGNLQGKKAMLSITIGGREPQYQECGINGYIFDLLFPIHHGMLWYPGISVIPPNIIYQADSIDESRFSQQLNIFKNRLSTLNSTPIIPFRYQNKGDYDDEQKLRNELINGASGLSIHLNHNFKDDPKK
- a CDS encoding DoxX family protein, yielding MKMLVQVIHWIAYGYLLYAFGYASLFKVFQKHSMMENMSNFGFGKVWTLFIGYGELLGVIGLIAGFWVHQVKNLSVMWLFPFAIGALMVHFAYKDYTFFYTALFCCAACLIGLATDKNFKVIL
- a CDS encoding winged helix-turn-helix transcriptional regulator: MRKTSSTNTINKKQLEENCGIAYTNSVLSGRWKLSILTFLLDEKKLRYSELKSRLIGISERMLIAQLKELQTDDLIKRISYPEVPPRVEYELTQKGRSLENILIQMSDWGTKNAVKNKNL
- a CDS encoding Crp/Fnr family transcriptional regulator; translated protein: MESINKFHEFLKSNAEFTDLDWEESHPFFNHRYLKKNEVWVENNKTCRHMAYIKKGLLRSSYFDSNGNEITSCFCVSNSMASSFKSFIAQTPSNIQIQAIEASELFIIDYDSLQKLYKLKPIWERIVRVQIEKEYISLWNYAHSLNSQQAQERYLNLLESQPEIVNKAPVQHIASYLGIKRETLSRIRKNLAQLPDLNPTGF